The Methanomassiliicoccales archaeon genome window below encodes:
- the ilvD gene encoding dihydroxy-acid dehydratase — protein sequence MRSDMVKKGIGKAPSRSLLRAVGIDEDDLSKPFIGIANSWNDIIPGHIHLNKLVEEVKKGIEEEGGVPFTFGVPGICDGIAMGHPGMRYSLASREVVSDCVELMVQAHCLDGWVGVTNCDKITPGMLMACGRLDVPAIMLTGGPMKAGKGCDGKLDLQSVFEALGAYAAGKLEEEKVHEIERHACPGEGACSGLFTANSMACLTEALGLSLVGCGTSLATSPKKRQIARKTGRRIVQLAREEVTPRQIVTRESFVNAIKVDMAIGGSTNTALHIPAIASDFGVEIDLTVFDEISRLVPHLVSIRPSGSYHMEDFDRAGGVPAILNRLRSMLSDERTVSGKSIAQIAKGSKVQDEEIIRPLKRPFHIEGGIAVLFGNLAPGGGVVKQVAVEEKMMRFTGTAKVFDSEAQATEAIRERKIVPGDVVVIRYEGPMGAPGMPEMLLPTSLIAGMGLSDSVALITDGRFSGATRGPCIGHVSPEAFAKGPIAAVQNGDKIRIDIPARKLELLVTEDDIRRRLERVVLLDKRPTGMLLKYRKLVSAASEGAVCR from the coding sequence ATGAGAAGCGACATGGTCAAGAAGGGCATAGGGAAGGCGCCGAGCAGGAGCTTGCTGCGGGCGGTCGGGATCGATGAAGATGATCTCTCCAAGCCGTTCATAGGCATCGCCAATTCCTGGAACGACATCATCCCCGGGCACATCCACTTGAACAAGTTGGTGGAGGAGGTGAAGAAGGGGATCGAAGAGGAAGGCGGAGTGCCGTTCACCTTCGGCGTGCCGGGCATATGCGACGGCATAGCCATGGGTCATCCAGGAATGAGGTACTCTCTCGCATCGCGGGAGGTCGTCTCCGACTGCGTCGAGCTGATGGTGCAGGCCCACTGCCTGGACGGATGGGTCGGAGTGACCAATTGCGACAAGATTACTCCCGGCATGCTCATGGCCTGCGGGAGACTGGACGTGCCGGCGATCATGCTCACCGGCGGACCGATGAAGGCGGGCAAGGGCTGCGACGGAAAGCTGGACCTGCAGAGCGTGTTCGAGGCTCTGGGGGCATACGCCGCTGGCAAGCTGGAAGAGGAGAAGGTGCACGAAATCGAGCGGCACGCCTGTCCGGGTGAGGGTGCCTGCTCCGGCCTCTTCACCGCGAACTCCATGGCCTGCCTGACGGAGGCGCTTGGTCTGAGCCTGGTCGGATGCGGTACCTCGCTCGCCACCAGTCCCAAGAAAAGGCAGATCGCTCGGAAGACGGGGCGGAGAATCGTGCAGCTGGCGAGGGAGGAGGTGACGCCTCGCCAGATCGTGACCCGGGAATCGTTCGTCAACGCCATCAAAGTGGACATGGCCATCGGAGGCTCCACCAACACCGCATTGCACATTCCGGCCATCGCTTCGGACTTTGGTGTGGAGATCGACCTGACGGTCTTCGATGAGATCTCCAGGCTCGTACCGCATCTTGTCAGCATCCGGCCCAGTGGCTCATACCACATGGAAGATTTTGACCGAGCGGGAGGAGTGCCGGCGATCCTGAACCGCCTGCGGAGTATGCTTTCGGACGAAAGGACGGTCTCAGGAAAGAGCATCGCCCAGATAGCGAAAGGGTCGAAGGTGCAGGACGAGGAGATCATCAGGCCTCTGAAACGCCCATTCCATATTGAAGGGGGCATCGCTGTGCTATTTGGGAACCTGGCACCGGGTGGAGGGGTGGTGAAGCAAGTGGCCGTGGAAGAGAAGATGATGCGCTTCACCGGCACCGCCAAGGTGTTCGATTCTGAGGCTCAGGCGACGGAGGCCATCCGGGAAAGGAAGATCGTTCCGGGGGATGTAGTGGTCATTCGGTACGAAGGACCGATGGGTGCCCCTGGAATGCCAGAGATGCTCTTGCCCACCAGCCTCATCGCTGGCATGGGTCTCTCTGACTCCGTAGCGCTCATCACCGACGGCCGGTTCTCGGGTGCTACCAGAGGGCCGTGCATCGGTCACGTGAGCCCGGAGGCCTTTGCCAAAGGGCCGATAGCGGCGGTGCAGAACGGGGACAAGATACGAATCGATATCCCGGCCAGGAAGCTGGAGCTGCTCGTGACAGAAGATGATATCCGAAGAAGGCTGGAGCGCGTGGTCCTATTGGACAAGAGGCCTACTGGCATGCTGCTGAAATACAGGAAACTGGTAAGCGCCGCCTCGGAAGGCGCGGTCTGTAGGTAA
- the rpsJ gene encoding 30S ribosomal protein S10, translating into MAQRARISLSGTDPKKVDNVCGQIKAISQRTGVAIRGPIPLPTKRLQVPVRKSPDGEGSETWDHWEMRIHKRLIDLDADERALRQLMRIQVPDGVNIEIVLRS; encoded by the coding sequence ATGGCACAACGGGCAAGAATATCACTGAGCGGCACCGACCCGAAGAAGGTCGACAACGTCTGCGGTCAGATCAAGGCGATCTCTCAGAGGACCGGAGTGGCTATCCGAGGACCGATCCCCCTGCCGACCAAGCGGCTGCAGGTCCCGGTGCGCAAGAGCCCAGACGGAGAAGGCTCCGAGACCTGGGACCATTGGGAGATGCGCATTCACAAGCGGCTCATCGATCTGGACGCGGACGAGCGCGCCCTCAGGCAGCTCATGCGCATACAGGTCCCCGATGGCGTGAACATCGAGATCGTGCTGCGCTCCTAA
- the tuf gene encoding translation elongation factor EF-1 subunit alpha encodes MAEKPHLNLVFIGHVDHGKSTAVGRLLSDTGHIEPYLIEKYRKLAEEKGKATFEFAWVMDSLKEERERGVTIDVSHKRFNTDKYYFTIIDAPGHRDFVKNMITGTSQADAAVLVVSAIEGPQAQTKEHIFLARTLGVNQLIVALNKMDAVKPAFDQKRYDEVKEEVSKLLKGVGYKLEKVQFVPLSAYKGDNATKPSPNMGWYKGPTLLQALDVLEVPAQATNLPLRLPIQDVYTITGIGTVPVGRVECGVLKPDMKVIFMPSNKVGEVKSIEMHHEALPQALPGDNVGFNVRGIAKNDIKRGDVAGPVDNPPMVAKTFVAQIMVLNHPSVITVGYTPVFHCHTAQVACTFIELQKKLDPKTGEVKEENPQFLKAGDAAIVKIQPTKPLVIEKSKDFPQLGRFAIRDMGATVAAGMCIDVEKREMT; translated from the coding sequence ATGGCAGAGAAACCTCACTTGAACCTCGTGTTCATTGGTCACGTCGATCACGGAAAATCCACAGCTGTTGGACGTCTGCTGAGCGACACGGGCCACATCGAACCGTACCTGATAGAGAAGTACAGAAAGCTGGCCGAAGAGAAGGGCAAGGCGACCTTCGAGTTCGCCTGGGTCATGGACTCCCTCAAGGAAGAGAGGGAGCGCGGTGTAACCATCGATGTCTCGCATAAAAGGTTCAACACCGACAAGTACTACTTCACCATCATCGACGCGCCCGGTCACCGGGACTTCGTGAAGAACATGATCACAGGAACCAGCCAGGCGGACGCCGCCGTGCTGGTCGTGAGCGCGATCGAGGGGCCCCAGGCCCAGACCAAGGAACACATCTTCCTGGCTAGGACGTTGGGTGTCAATCAGCTGATCGTGGCCCTCAACAAGATGGACGCCGTCAAGCCGGCCTTCGACCAGAAGCGCTACGACGAGGTCAAGGAAGAGGTCTCCAAGCTGCTTAAGGGAGTGGGCTACAAGCTGGAGAAGGTGCAGTTCGTGCCCCTGTCCGCGTACAAGGGAGACAACGCCACCAAGCCGTCGCCCAATATGGGCTGGTACAAAGGGCCGACCCTCCTGCAGGCGCTGGACGTGCTGGAAGTGCCCGCCCAGGCCACCAACCTTCCGCTTAGGTTGCCAATCCAGGACGTCTATACCATCACTGGCATAGGCACCGTGCCTGTCGGTCGGGTGGAGTGCGGCGTGCTCAAGCCGGACATGAAGGTCATCTTCATGCCGTCCAACAAGGTGGGCGAAGTGAAGAGCATCGAGATGCACCACGAAGCCTTGCCCCAGGCCCTTCCGGGCGACAACGTGGGCTTCAACGTCCGCGGCATCGCCAAGAACGACATCAAGCGCGGCGACGTGGCCGGACCGGTCGATAACCCGCCGATGGTGGCGAAGACATTCGTGGCCCAGATAATGGTCCTGAACCATCCGTCGGTGATCACCGTCGGCTACACCCCGGTGTTCCACTGCCACACGGCGCAGGTGGCGTGCACCTTCATCGAGCTGCAGAAGAAGCTCGACCCGAAAACGGGCGAAGTGAAGGAGGAGAACCCCCAGTTCCTGAAGGCGGGCGATGCGGCCATCGTCAAGATCCAGCCCACCAAGCCTCTGGTCATCGAGAAGTCCAAGGACTTCCCGCAATTGGGCAGGTTCGCCATACGCGACATGGGCGCGACCGTCGCGGCAGGCATGTGCATCGATGTCGAAAAGAGGGAGATGACCTAA
- a CDS encoding elongation factor EF-2, translated as MGRKEENIKKAQAIMTDPTRIRNIGTAAHIDHGKTTLSDNLIAGAGMMSEDLAGKQLMLDYDEQEQARGITINAANASMVHVFEGKEYLINLIDTPGHVDFGGDVTRAMRALDGVIILVCAVEGIMPQTETVIRQALKERVRPVLFINKVDRLINELKVTPEQMQQRFVQIITEVNRRIATQIPAPMNKEWQVSVQDGTVALGSAFHNWAVSAPYMKKSGTSMKDVYEHCKNGDQKALAKKSPVHEVLLDMAIKHIPNPYEAQKIRVPVIWKGDLESEIGQSMLNCDRKGQTMFMVTKIIMDPHAGEVAVGRLFSGKLTKGMEMYISGVGNTNRVQIVALSVGADRITVEEMDAGNIVAVSGLKDATAGSTVSSMKDVESFEKIIHYSEPVVTVAIEAKHMKDLPKLVEVLRTVAKADPSLVVQINQETGENLLSGMGELHLEITNYRIVNDHKVEIVTSTPIVVYRECVKEMGGPFEGKSPNKHNKFYIEVEPLEQAVYDAIKAGDIKTEGKIKDPKALARQLIDLGMDRDEAKGIVSFKDTDVLIDTTKSIQYLNETMELCKQAFEEAMTLGPLAQEKAMGLKVRLVDAKLHEDGVHRGPAQVIPAMRSGIYGAMCLATRLLMEPIQKVYINVPQDLMGYAVREVQSRRGVIENISQEGEAAVVTAKAPVAEMFGFASAIRSATQGRALWSTENSGFVRVPPDIQAKVVAEIRKRKGLNPEPYDAGYYSG; from the coding sequence ATGGGACGCAAAGAGGAAAACATCAAGAAGGCGCAGGCCATCATGACTGATCCCACACGGATCAGGAACATCGGTACGGCGGCGCACATCGACCACGGCAAGACCACCCTTTCCGACAACCTAATCGCGGGCGCGGGAATGATGTCGGAGGATCTAGCCGGCAAGCAGCTCATGCTCGATTATGACGAGCAGGAACAGGCCCGCGGGATCACCATCAACGCGGCCAACGCCTCGATGGTGCACGTCTTCGAGGGCAAGGAGTACCTCATCAACCTCATCGACACGCCGGGCCACGTGGACTTCGGAGGCGATGTCACTAGGGCCATGCGTGCATTGGACGGCGTCATCATCCTGGTCTGCGCAGTGGAGGGCATAATGCCCCAGACCGAAACGGTCATCCGGCAGGCGCTCAAGGAGCGCGTCCGGCCGGTGCTGTTCATCAACAAGGTGGACAGGCTCATCAACGAGCTCAAGGTCACCCCGGAGCAGATGCAGCAGCGCTTCGTTCAGATAATCACCGAGGTCAACCGACGCATCGCTACCCAGATCCCCGCTCCGATGAACAAGGAGTGGCAGGTGAGCGTGCAGGACGGGACGGTGGCGTTGGGAAGCGCCTTTCACAACTGGGCCGTCTCCGCTCCCTACATGAAGAAGAGCGGCACCTCCATGAAAGATGTGTACGAACACTGCAAGAATGGCGACCAGAAGGCCCTCGCCAAGAAGTCCCCGGTGCACGAGGTGCTGCTCGACATGGCCATCAAGCACATCCCGAACCCATACGAGGCTCAGAAAATACGAGTTCCGGTCATCTGGAAGGGAGACCTGGAGAGCGAGATCGGCCAGTCGATGCTCAACTGCGACCGCAAGGGGCAGACCATGTTCATGGTAACCAAGATCATCATGGACCCGCACGCGGGCGAAGTGGCTGTGGGCAGACTGTTCTCAGGCAAGCTCACCAAGGGCATGGAGATGTACATCTCCGGCGTCGGCAACACCAATCGAGTGCAGATCGTCGCCTTGTCCGTGGGGGCGGACCGCATAACGGTCGAAGAAATGGATGCCGGCAACATCGTGGCCGTCTCGGGATTGAAGGACGCCACGGCCGGAAGCACGGTCTCCTCCATGAAGGACGTGGAGTCTTTCGAGAAGATCATTCACTATAGCGAGCCAGTGGTCACTGTGGCCATAGAGGCCAAGCACATGAAGGACCTGCCCAAGCTGGTGGAGGTCCTGAGGACCGTGGCCAAGGCCGACCCCTCCCTCGTGGTGCAGATCAACCAGGAGACGGGCGAGAACCTTCTATCTGGCATGGGCGAGCTCCACCTGGAAATCACCAACTACCGCATCGTCAACGACCATAAGGTGGAGATCGTGACCTCCACGCCCATCGTGGTGTACCGCGAGTGCGTGAAGGAGATGGGCGGGCCATTCGAGGGCAAGTCCCCCAACAAGCACAACAAGTTCTACATCGAGGTGGAGCCTTTGGAGCAGGCGGTCTACGACGCTATCAAGGCGGGCGACATCAAGACCGAGGGGAAGATCAAGGACCCCAAGGCCCTGGCCAGGCAGCTCATCGACCTGGGCATGGACCGTGACGAGGCGAAGGGCATCGTATCCTTCAAGGACACCGATGTGCTCATCGACACCACCAAAAGTATCCAGTACCTCAACGAGACCATGGAACTGTGCAAGCAGGCCTTCGAAGAAGCCATGACGCTAGGGCCTCTAGCTCAGGAGAAGGCCATGGGTCTGAAAGTGCGTTTGGTGGATGCCAAGCTGCACGAGGACGGTGTGCACCGCGGCCCGGCGCAGGTCATCCCGGCCATGCGCTCTGGCATCTACGGCGCCATGTGCTTGGCCACCCGCCTGCTCATGGAACCGATCCAGAAGGTATACATCAATGTCCCACAGGACCTAATGGGGTATGCGGTGCGCGAGGTGCAGTCCAGACGCGGCGTCATCGAGAACATAAGCCAAGAAGGCGAGGCGGCCGTGGTGACCGCCAAAGCCCCGGTGGCGGAGATGTTCGGGTTCGCAAGCGCCATCCGCAGCGCGACCCAGGGCCGTGCTCTGTGGTCCACCGAGAACTCGGGCTTCGTGCGCGTTCCGCCTGATATTCAGGCCAAGGTGGTGGCGGAGATACGCAAGCGCAAGGGACTTAATCCAGAACCCTATGATGCCGGTTACTATTCGGGCTGA
- a CDS encoding 30S ribosomal protein S7 — protein MAEEQNIQAANEFLLFGKYGVSDVVVKDGGLAKYISLKMTGVPHSDGRHANRWFGKARLSIVERLINNMMRTEVYTGKKMKAYRVTKEAFDTIAEKTKKNPIQVLVEALENAAPREEITRLQFGGISVPKAVDVGPSRRLDIALRNIAKGAIQSSFKNTKPIQDCLADELILASKNDMNSYAVSKKEELERVASSAR, from the coding sequence ATGGCAGAAGAGCAGAACATCCAAGCGGCCAACGAGTTCCTTCTGTTTGGGAAGTACGGCGTCTCGGACGTCGTGGTGAAGGATGGCGGATTGGCCAAGTATATCAGTCTCAAGATGACGGGCGTACCGCATTCCGATGGAAGGCACGCCAACCGCTGGTTCGGCAAGGCCCGACTGAGCATCGTGGAGAGGCTCATCAACAACATGATGCGCACCGAGGTTTACACTGGCAAGAAGATGAAAGCCTACCGCGTGACCAAGGAGGCTTTTGACACCATCGCGGAGAAGACCAAGAAGAACCCGATCCAGGTTCTGGTCGAGGCCCTGGAGAACGCGGCCCCGCGGGAAGAGATCACCCGGTTGCAGTTCGGTGGCATATCCGTGCCCAAGGCAGTGGATGTGGGTCCGTCCCGCAGGTTGGATATCGCCTTGCGCAACATCGCCAAGGGCGCCATCCAGTCCAGCTTCAAGAACACCAAGCCGATCCAGGACTGCCTGGCGGACGAGTTGATATTGGCCTCGAAGAACGACATGAACTCCTATGCGGTCTCCAAGAAGGAAGAGCTCGAGAGGGTCGCTTCCTCGGCCAGGTGA
- a CDS encoding 30S ribosomal protein S12, whose translation MARGLYTARKLKKDRQKFRWSDSTYKRRMLRLKEKSDPLEGAAQGRGIVLEKVGIEAKQPNSAIRKCVKVQLIKNGRQITAFAVGDGAINFIDEHDEVLVEGIGGRLGRSYGDIPGVRYKVIQVNSVSLNELVRGRKEKPVR comes from the coding sequence ATGGCTAGAGGTCTATATACTGCCAGAAAGCTGAAAAAGGATCGGCAGAAGTTCCGATGGAGTGACAGTACCTACAAGAGGAGGATGCTCCGACTGAAGGAGAAGTCCGACCCGTTGGAGGGTGCGGCCCAGGGTCGCGGCATCGTCTTGGAGAAGGTAGGTATCGAGGCCAAGCAGCCCAACTCCGCCATTCGGAAGTGCGTCAAGGTCCAGCTCATCAAGAACGGTCGTCAGATCACCGCCTTTGCGGTCGGTGACGGCGCCATCAACTTCATCGACGAGCACGACGAGGTGCTGGTGGAAGGCATCGGCGGAAGGCTCGGACGTTCCTACGGTGATATCCCTGGTGTCAGATACAAGGTCATCCAGGTCAACAGCGTCTCCCTCAACGAGCTCGTCAGGGGCAGGAAGGAGAAGCCGGTGAGGTGA
- a CDS encoding DUF99 family protein, whose protein sequence is MKKHIRVLGIDDAPFRFEGEKVLVVGVVMRLPGYLEGVMRTECSVDGDDATSSLEEMISRSRFREQFKLVMLDGVALGGFNVIDIDRLHERTGIPVATVTRDRPDMDRIEDALRKYFDDWRTRLELIRRHPLHEVPTDHKPLFVSIVGISLPETQQIVSQSIVRGAYPEPLRMAHIIASGMVKGESRGRA, encoded by the coding sequence GTGAAGAAGCACATCCGGGTGCTTGGGATCGATGACGCCCCTTTCCGTTTCGAGGGCGAGAAGGTTCTGGTGGTGGGAGTGGTGATGCGCCTTCCGGGCTATTTGGAGGGTGTGATGCGCACCGAATGTTCGGTGGACGGGGACGATGCCACCTCTTCTTTGGAGGAGATGATCTCACGCTCACGCTTCCGGGAGCAGTTCAAGCTGGTCATGTTGGACGGCGTCGCTCTGGGTGGATTCAACGTGATAGACATAGATCGGTTGCATGAGAGAACGGGCATTCCCGTGGCCACGGTGACCAGGGACCGCCCGGACATGGACAGGATCGAGGATGCCTTGCGGAAGTACTTCGATGACTGGCGGACAAGGCTCGAATTGATACGGAGGCATCCGCTGCACGAAGTCCCAACGGATCACAAGCCTCTGTTCGTCTCGATCGTCGGCATCTCACTGCCAGAGACGCAACAGATCGTCAGCCAAAGCATTGTGCGAGGGGCGTATCCGGAGCCGTTGCGAATGGCGCACATCATTGCCAGCGGCATGGTGAAAGGCGAATCCCGAGGCAGGGCCTAA
- the pth2 gene encoding peptidyl-tRNA hydrolase Pth2, with protein MNVMMHKMVIAVRRDLKLSPGKMAAQVAHAAVSCALASKKKKPEWYERWYNEGQKKVVVKVANLRELFELKVAAEDAGLVTALITDAGLTELPPNTTTCLGIGPAPDEQVDKVTGHLGLM; from the coding sequence ATGAACGTGATGATGCACAAGATGGTTATCGCCGTGCGCAGGGACCTGAAGCTCTCGCCCGGCAAGATGGCCGCCCAGGTGGCGCACGCGGCGGTGAGCTGCGCCCTCGCTTCGAAGAAGAAGAAGCCTGAATGGTATGAGCGATGGTACAACGAGGGGCAGAAGAAGGTCGTGGTCAAAGTTGCGAACCTGAGAGAGCTCTTCGAGTTGAAGGTCGCTGCTGAGGACGCCGGCCTGGTCACCGCCCTCATCACGGATGCCGGGCTGACGGAGCTGCCCCCGAACACCACCACTTGCCTCGGCATAGGGCCGGCGCCGGACGAGCAGGTGGACAAGGTGACGGGGCACCTGGGGCTGATGTGA
- the tgtA gene encoding tRNA guanosine(15) transglycosylase TgtA, with protein MMLEILKRDGLARICEFETRRGKLETPVLLPVINPRNIAVSPRELHDSFGFQGLITNSYIIKKDERLRERALKEGLHSLLDYPGTIMTDSGTFQSHMYGEVEVGNEEMVSFQRDIGSDIGTVLDIFTEPDWSKERTRQAVETTLERTQQATGLKGDMLLAGVVQGSVYADLREDCARRLSGMDVDVFPIGGVVPIMETYRFADLVDVIIASKKGLSPDRPVHLFGAGHPMLFPLAILLGCDIFDSASYAKFARDGRMMLPYGTVRLAEMKGLDCDCPYCSKHTLASLRELPEEERIGVMARHNLHVSKREIERAKTALQEGDLWELVEVRCRVHPALLDALRRLKRHKDFLERFEPLSREGALFYTGPETLHRPAVFRYEKRYFERYRQPANKMLVGFADADKPYSRVYEKEMAEISKDSDAHFLIMSPFGPVPIELDEAYPIAQSLFPRTLDMEMSAHIDELMERFSHCQEYGMCVVYDGNETRDMLRMLSTGPSTFDIDIARVRAVADYQFGKGAADHLLQGEVEINKSKNTGKIRTVLVDGEHILSMRAPDGFFSLKPAGGERLRKGFPSPRLRVIVNQDSVPFNREGKNVFCNFVVDCDPDLVPMDEVLVVDESDSLLAIGRTMLIRSEMLAIKKGLAVKVREGVKL; from the coding sequence ATGATGCTAGAGATCCTGAAACGGGACGGTTTGGCCCGGATATGCGAGTTCGAGACCCGAAGGGGCAAGCTGGAGACCCCGGTCCTCCTTCCGGTCATCAACCCCCGCAATATCGCCGTGTCGCCGCGGGAGCTCCACGACAGCTTCGGGTTCCAGGGCCTGATCACCAATTCCTACATCATCAAGAAGGACGAGCGCTTGCGCGAACGCGCTCTGAAGGAGGGACTGCACTCACTCCTCGACTATCCTGGCACCATCATGACCGACAGCGGCACCTTCCAGAGCCATATGTACGGGGAGGTGGAGGTGGGGAACGAGGAGATGGTGTCCTTCCAGCGGGACATCGGCTCGGACATCGGCACGGTGCTGGACATCTTCACTGAGCCAGATTGGAGCAAAGAGAGAACGAGACAGGCGGTGGAGACCACCCTGGAACGCACTCAGCAGGCCACTGGGCTCAAAGGCGACATGCTTCTGGCCGGAGTGGTGCAAGGTTCCGTCTACGCCGACCTGCGCGAGGACTGCGCCCGGAGGCTCTCCGGCATGGATGTGGACGTCTTCCCCATCGGTGGGGTGGTGCCCATCATGGAGACCTATCGCTTCGCGGACCTGGTGGATGTCATCATCGCTTCCAAGAAAGGTCTCTCGCCGGACAGGCCAGTGCATCTCTTTGGGGCGGGGCATCCGATGCTCTTCCCGCTGGCGATACTGCTGGGCTGCGACATTTTCGATTCCGCCTCCTATGCGAAGTTCGCACGGGATGGTCGCATGATGCTTCCCTACGGCACCGTACGCCTCGCGGAAATGAAGGGTCTGGACTGCGACTGCCCCTATTGCTCAAAACACACTCTGGCATCGCTGCGCGAGTTGCCCGAGGAAGAGCGGATCGGGGTCATGGCCAGGCATAACCTGCATGTCTCGAAGCGAGAGATTGAGAGGGCCAAGACCGCCCTGCAGGAGGGAGACCTTTGGGAGCTGGTAGAGGTCCGCTGCCGGGTGCATCCCGCGCTCCTCGACGCGCTCAGGCGCCTCAAGCGGCACAAGGACTTCTTGGAACGTTTTGAGCCGCTGAGCCGGGAGGGGGCTTTGTTCTACACCGGGCCGGAGACGCTCCATCGTCCAGCGGTGTTCCGATATGAGAAGAGATACTTCGAACGCTATCGCCAGCCTGCGAACAAGATGCTGGTGGGATTCGCGGACGCGGACAAGCCTTATTCTCGTGTCTACGAAAAGGAGATGGCGGAGATCTCCAAGGACAGCGACGCTCACTTCCTGATCATGTCGCCGTTCGGGCCAGTGCCCATCGAGCTTGACGAGGCCTATCCCATCGCTCAGTCTCTCTTCCCCCGCACCCTGGACATGGAGATGAGCGCGCACATCGACGAGCTCATGGAGCGCTTCTCCCATTGCCAGGAATACGGCATGTGCGTGGTATATGACGGCAATGAGACCCGGGACATGCTAAGAATGCTCTCCACCGGGCCATCCACTTTCGACATCGACATTGCCCGGGTCAGAGCCGTCGCTGACTATCAGTTCGGCAAGGGAGCGGCTGATCACCTGCTACAAGGTGAAGTGGAGATCAACAAGTCCAAGAACACGGGCAAGATCCGCACGGTGCTGGTGGACGGAGAGCACATCCTGTCCATGCGCGCGCCGGACGGCTTCTTCTCCTTGAAGCCGGCTGGGGGGGAGCGGCTGAGAAAGGGCTTCCCTTCGCCAAGGCTGAGGGTGATCGTCAATCAGGACTCGGTGCCGTTCAACCGCGAGGGCAAGAACGTGTTCTGCAATTTCGTCGTCGATTGCGACCCAGACCTGGTGCCGATGGACGAGGTGCTGGTGGTGGACGAAAGCGACAGCCTGCTGGCGATCGGCCGGACCATGCTCATCAGGAGCGAGATGTTGGCGATCAAGAAGGGCCTAGCGGTCAAGGTCCGAGAGGGCGTCAAGCTCTGA
- a CDS encoding KEOPS complex subunit Pcc1 codes for MTVECSIEIDYPDEESAQNVARSISLDNDRYVETRLDGKRLMLKAQASSPASMLHTLEDLLSCLRVADTIVGDEGSELDALSDLDR; via the coding sequence GTGACCGTGGAGTGCAGCATCGAGATCGATTATCCGGACGAGGAGAGCGCTCAGAACGTGGCCCGCTCCATCTCCTTGGATAATGACCGATACGTGGAAACGAGGCTCGATGGGAAGAGGCTGATGCTCAAAGCGCAGGCCTCCTCCCCTGCCTCCATGCTGCATACGCTCGAGGACCTTCTATCCTGCCTGCGCGTGGCAGATACCATCGTGGGCGATGAGGGCTCAGAGCTTGACGCCCTCTCGGACCTTGACCGCTAG
- a CDS encoding nitroreductase family protein: MELVESIEKRVSVRSFSEENVPEEVIMEALRLAQLAPSAGNLQARDFIVIRDKDTKKRLAKAAFGQEFLDEAPVVIVVCANLVRIRNYGIRGTELYCLQDSAAAVEHILLFAASKGYGSCWVGAFDEREVTKILSLPECARPVALLPIGRPKEAWRRTPRLQLDTVTHKEKW, encoded by the coding sequence GTGGAACTGGTAGAAAGCATCGAGAAACGGGTGAGCGTGCGTTCGTTCTCTGAGGAGAACGTACCGGAAGAGGTGATCATGGAAGCGCTTCGACTGGCGCAGCTGGCTCCTTCGGCAGGGAATCTGCAGGCACGCGATTTCATCGTCATCCGGGACAAGGACACGAAGAAGAGGCTGGCCAAGGCCGCTTTCGGCCAGGAGTTCTTGGATGAGGCGCCGGTTGTCATCGTCGTCTGCGCCAACCTCGTCCGCATCCGCAACTACGGCATCCGAGGCACGGAGCTCTACTGCCTGCAGGATTCCGCGGCGGCCGTGGAACATATCCTGCTCTTCGCCGCCAGCAAAGGATACGGAAGCTGCTGGGTGGGAGCCTTCGACGAGCGCGAAGTGACCAAGATCCTCAGCTTGCCCGAATGCGCCCGCCCGGTCGCCTTATTGCCCATAGGCCGGCCGAAGGAAGCCTGGCGCAGGACGCCCAGGCTACAGCTGGACACTGTGACGCACAAAGAGAAATGGTGA